Proteins found in one Aquibium microcysteis genomic segment:
- a CDS encoding TRAP transporter small permease: protein MSTPNTLVSVLVKGVDWLLVAIGAAGLLAMMLHIGIDILSSLLFNAPLAITSAIVTNYYMIAVAFVPIMIAEYRGAHIGVALVTDALPAVARRRIDFLVQVAMVAVYALLTLQAWGEATDKYAAGAFVVEQTTRILIWPAYFIVPLALGAMALFLALKVILRALGHEPPAAGQYGSELVQDEGKHV from the coding sequence ATGTCGACGCCCAACACCCTGGTCTCGGTCCTCGTGAAGGGCGTCGACTGGCTGCTCGTCGCGATCGGCGCGGCCGGCCTCCTCGCGATGATGCTGCACATCGGTATCGACATCCTGTCGAGCCTCCTGTTCAATGCGCCGCTCGCCATCACCTCGGCGATCGTGACGAACTACTACATGATCGCCGTCGCTTTCGTGCCGATCATGATCGCCGAGTACCGTGGCGCCCATATCGGGGTGGCGCTCGTCACCGATGCGCTGCCGGCGGTCGCGCGGCGCCGGATCGACTTCCTGGTCCAGGTCGCGATGGTAGCGGTCTATGCGCTGCTGACCCTGCAGGCGTGGGGCGAGGCGACGGACAAATATGCCGCCGGCGCCTTCGTGGTCGAGCAGACGACGCGAATCCTCATCTGGCCCGCCTACTTCATCGTGCCGCTCGCGCTGGGTGCGATGGCGCTCTTCCTGGCGCTCAAGGTGATCCTGCGCGCTCTCGGACATGAACCGCCGGCGGCGGGGCAGTACGGATCCGAACTCGTTCAGGACGAGGGGAAACATGTCTGA
- a CDS encoding C4-dicarboxylate TRAP transporter substrate-binding protein → MTLKKALLACTAAATVALTALPASAETVRIVIGVGEGSAVHYGVEAFTKDLATRTNGELGVRVFPSSLLDLRQTFGGIRDRVVDGGYMVLNLFPGELPEAQLPIELAMLGRNSYAMAGAMSEYILTCEPCVQERFAANMVPLGNASTGTYGILGTSPMTTPEELQGKKLRAAGGAWSRWAAAMGAVGVSLSGNEIFEAVSQGTIDGAMNAPSELTSIRLIDVAKNVTTDMPGGTVHGLDLMSVNRDFWRGLTDAQRRAYMDAAALANAATTWKFAADVASNLKKAEEAGIAVSKASPEAKAKSDAAIEADLANILQITTETHKIKDAEAKIARFRELVTKWEGLLPLDREWSPEEIAEVYRTEIFSKLDEKTYGL, encoded by the coding sequence ATGACACTGAAGAAAGCACTACTTGCCTGCACCGCCGCCGCGACGGTCGCGCTGACGGCATTGCCGGCATCCGCCGAAACGGTCCGTATCGTCATCGGTGTCGGCGAGGGATCGGCCGTCCACTACGGCGTCGAGGCCTTCACGAAGGATCTGGCCACGCGCACCAACGGCGAACTCGGCGTGCGGGTGTTCCCCTCGTCGCTGCTCGATCTGCGCCAGACCTTCGGCGGGATTCGCGACCGCGTGGTCGACGGCGGATACATGGTCCTCAACCTCTTTCCCGGCGAACTGCCGGAGGCGCAGCTTCCGATCGAACTCGCCATGCTCGGCCGCAACTCCTATGCCATGGCCGGCGCGATGAGCGAGTACATCCTGACATGCGAGCCCTGCGTGCAGGAGCGTTTCGCGGCCAACATGGTGCCGCTCGGCAATGCCTCGACCGGAACCTACGGCATCCTCGGCACCTCGCCGATGACGACGCCGGAGGAGCTGCAGGGCAAGAAGCTGCGGGCGGCGGGCGGCGCGTGGTCGCGCTGGGCGGCGGCCATGGGTGCCGTCGGCGTCAGCCTGTCGGGCAACGAGATCTTCGAAGCCGTCAGCCAGGGGACGATCGACGGGGCCATGAACGCGCCGTCGGAGCTGACCTCCATCCGGCTGATCGACGTCGCCAAGAACGTGACGACGGACATGCCGGGCGGCACGGTCCACGGTCTCGACCTGATGAGCGTCAACCGCGACTTCTGGCGCGGACTGACCGACGCGCAGCGCCGCGCCTACATGGACGCCGCCGCGCTCGCCAACGCGGCGACCACGTGGAAATTCGCCGCCGACGTGGCGTCGAACCTGAAGAAGGCCGAGGAGGCCGGCATCGCCGTCTCGAAAGCCTCGCCCGAGGCCAAGGCGAAGTCGGACGCCGCGATCGAGGCGGATCTCGCCAACATCCTTCAGATCACGACCGAGACGCACAAGATCAAGGACGCAGAGGCCAAGATCGCGCGCTTCCGCGAGCTCGTCACGAAGTGGGAAGGTCTGCTGCCGCTCGACCGTGAGTGGAGCCCCGAGGAGATCGCCGAGGTCTACCGCACGGAGATTTTCTCCAAGCTCGACGAAAAGACCTACGGTCTCTGA
- a CDS encoding crotonase/enoyl-CoA hydratase family protein — protein MSVLRTIEGGILVVTINRPERRNAIDRATSEAIAAAMDALDDDPSLRVGILTGAGAHFCAGMDLKAFLAGERVELPGRGLGGIIKTPPRKPLIAAVEGYALAGGFEMALACDLIVASTTASFGLPEALRGLIAGSGGLIRLPERMPRQIAMECALTGRMIPAAEAERWGLINRLVAPSEALAAARSLAAEIIRCAPAALEATKHIVATAGRWPQEQLWARQDALLEEVITSPDAREGAAAFAEKRDPVWTTGAEKDR, from the coding sequence ATGAGCGTCCTGCGCACCATCGAGGGCGGCATTCTCGTGGTCACGATCAATCGACCCGAACGCCGCAATGCGATCGATCGTGCGACCTCGGAAGCCATCGCCGCGGCCATGGACGCGCTCGATGACGACCCGTCGCTTCGAGTGGGCATCCTGACCGGCGCCGGTGCACATTTCTGCGCCGGCATGGACCTGAAGGCGTTCCTCGCCGGGGAGCGCGTCGAACTGCCGGGACGCGGTCTGGGCGGCATCATCAAGACACCGCCTCGCAAGCCCCTGATCGCAGCTGTCGAGGGCTACGCACTGGCAGGCGGCTTCGAGATGGCGCTTGCCTGCGACCTGATCGTCGCCTCGACGACGGCGAGCTTCGGACTGCCCGAGGCTCTCCGCGGACTGATCGCCGGATCCGGCGGGCTGATCCGGCTGCCTGAACGAATGCCTCGGCAGATCGCGATGGAATGCGCCCTGACGGGACGCATGATCCCGGCTGCCGAAGCCGAACGGTGGGGCCTGATCAATCGTCTGGTCGCACCGAGCGAAGCCTTGGCCGCAGCCAGGTCGCTCGCCGCCGAGATCATCCGCTGCGCACCGGCTGCGCTGGAGGCGACGAAGCACATCGTCGCGACCGCGGGGCGCTGGCCCCAGGAGCAGCTCTGGGCGCGCCAGGACGCGCTTCTCGAAGAGGTCATCACATCACCGGACGCGCGCGAAGGAGCCGCCGCGTTCGCCGAAAAACGCGATCCGGTCTGGACGACCGGAGCGGAAAAGGACCGCTAG
- a CDS encoding nuclear transport factor 2 family protein, protein MTAALALVRRWVNDYFNRHDAAAARAFCAPGYVLEIGDVTLAGRDDTWLPAVDRQMRDYPGLTMTVHETLAGEGWAAVWFSEHGARDGAEAVWSGVAIYREDDGILAGCVAQEDYMTRRRQLKIGRGDPVDRPCVAPWDIAVQAPDRRAEAAVLAWLEGGWPKGASILCDDEHLTRDHLHFDVERTEVKRLHSAGDRVAFWVRQHGTYRSGIEGLPAAVDFLDVNGLLRVADGQVVSGRIVRDRMGLWARLRRAR, encoded by the coding sequence GTGACGGCCGCGCTCGCTCTCGTCCGCCGCTGGGTCAACGACTATTTCAATCGCCACGACGCGGCGGCGGCGCGCGCCTTCTGCGCGCCCGGCTACGTGCTCGAGATCGGCGACGTGACGCTGGCGGGCCGGGACGACACGTGGCTGCCAGCCGTCGACCGGCAGATGCGCGACTATCCTGGCCTGACGATGACCGTGCACGAGACGTTGGCGGGTGAAGGCTGGGCTGCGGTCTGGTTCAGCGAACACGGCGCCCGCGACGGTGCTGAGGCCGTCTGGTCCGGAGTGGCGATCTACCGCGAGGACGACGGCATCTTGGCCGGCTGTGTCGCGCAGGAGGATTACATGACGCGTCGGCGCCAGCTGAAGATCGGGCGCGGCGATCCTGTCGACCGGCCCTGCGTCGCGCCCTGGGACATCGCTGTACAGGCGCCGGATCGTCGGGCCGAGGCTGCGGTCCTCGCGTGGCTCGAAGGAGGCTGGCCCAAGGGCGCATCGATCCTGTGCGACGACGAGCACCTGACGCGCGATCATCTGCATTTCGACGTCGAACGGACCGAGGTGAAGCGGCTCCATTCCGCAGGCGACAGGGTGGCGTTCTGGGTCCGCCAGCATGGAACCTACCGCTCGGGCATCGAAGGGCTGCCCGCGGCGGTCGATTTCCTTGACGTCAACGGCCTGCTGCGTGTCGCGGACGGGCAGGTCGTCTCGGGCCGCATCGTCCGCGACAGGATGGGTCTCTGGGCCCGGTTGAGGAGGGCGAGATGA
- a CDS encoding class I adenylate-forming enzyme family protein, protein MDTFASTLRRHARDRADAPALTFAGRTQTFADLDAASSRVANLLIANGIGAGDRVAVLAKNCAEYFEVLIGASKMGATVVGLNWRLSPREMNEILRDCEPSLLFHDERGAQLLPDGAPCRSIAFGEAFAAAREAAPATDPMHDSRPDATALILYTSGTTGLPKGVMLSNEAMSYTARLAAAWGMDPTSVNLVAMPLFHIGGCGYGTSTFMAGGHTVLVPEVNVEDILRLVPRHRVTHTFLVPSVVQMMLNAPAIRDADLSSLQLLMYGASPMGDVLLRRAIEMLGCNFMHAYGMTESAGTVVILPPEMHDPDGPRPELLKSCGRPLPWVELRIIDPTSLDDTAVGTVGEIWLRSPMTMTGYWRNSAATRDVIVEDGWLRTGDAAFADDEGYVFLFDRFKDMIISGGENIYPAEIENVLNGHDAVAQVAVIGVPHEKWGETPAAFVVLKPGSSATVEELLAYTRRNLATYKCPSVVRLVETLPRNATGKLLKPELRRLYGATP, encoded by the coding sequence GTGGATACATTCGCAAGCACTCTTCGCCGACACGCTCGCGACCGCGCCGACGCGCCTGCCCTGACCTTTGCAGGCCGCACCCAGACCTTTGCCGACCTCGACGCCGCAAGCTCGCGCGTCGCTAATCTCCTCATCGCGAACGGCATCGGCGCGGGCGACCGCGTGGCGGTCCTCGCCAAGAACTGCGCCGAGTATTTCGAGGTGCTGATCGGCGCCTCGAAGATGGGCGCCACCGTCGTCGGCCTCAACTGGCGGCTTTCGCCGCGCGAAATGAACGAGATCCTGCGCGACTGCGAGCCGTCGCTGCTCTTCCACGACGAGCGCGGAGCACAACTGCTGCCGGACGGCGCGCCCTGCCGCAGCATCGCATTCGGGGAGGCGTTCGCCGCCGCCCGCGAGGCCGCACCGGCGACCGACCCGATGCACGACAGTCGTCCCGATGCGACCGCGCTGATCCTCTACACCTCCGGAACGACGGGACTGCCGAAGGGGGTGATGCTCAGCAACGAGGCGATGTCCTACACGGCCAGGCTCGCTGCGGCTTGGGGCATGGACCCGACGAGCGTCAACCTCGTCGCCATGCCGCTGTTCCACATCGGCGGATGCGGCTACGGGACCTCGACCTTCATGGCCGGCGGGCACACGGTGCTGGTGCCGGAGGTCAACGTCGAGGACATTCTGCGGCTCGTCCCGCGCCATCGCGTGACCCATACCTTCCTGGTGCCGTCCGTCGTCCAGATGATGCTGAACGCGCCGGCGATCCGGGATGCGGATCTCTCCAGCCTGCAGCTCCTGATGTACGGTGCGTCGCCCATGGGCGACGTCCTGCTGCGGCGCGCCATCGAGATGCTCGGCTGCAACTTCATGCATGCCTACGGCATGACCGAGAGCGCGGGAACCGTCGTGATCCTGCCGCCCGAGATGCACGATCCCGACGGCCCGCGGCCCGAACTCCTCAAGTCCTGCGGAAGGCCTCTGCCCTGGGTCGAGCTGCGGATCATCGACCCGACCAGCCTGGACGACACCGCCGTCGGGACGGTCGGAGAGATCTGGCTCCGGTCCCCCATGACAATGACGGGCTACTGGCGCAATTCCGCGGCGACGAGGGACGTCATCGTGGAAGACGGCTGGCTCCGTACCGGGGATGCCGCCTTTGCCGACGACGAAGGATACGTGTTCCTGTTCGACCGCTTCAAGGACATGATCATCTCCGGCGGCGAGAACATCTACCCGGCCGAGATCGAGAACGTCCTGAACGGCCACGACGCGGTCGCGCAGGTCGCGGTCATCGGCGTGCCGCACGAGAAATGGGGCGAGACGCCTGCGGCCTTCGTGGTGCTGAAGCCCGGCTCGTCGGCGACCGTGGAAGAGCTTCTCGCCTATACGCGCCGCAACCTCGCGACCTACAAGTGCCCGAGCGTCGTCAGGCTCGTCGAGACCCTTCCGCGCAATGCCACCGGCAAGCTCCTCAAGCCGGAGCTGCGGCGACTCTACGGAGCAACCCCGTGA
- a CDS encoding acyl-CoA dehydrogenase family protein: MGSVFASTLVDTAEHHAMLRDNVGKLVSGFGRKYFQDVVRRNAKPDELWKALGQAGFLGVHVSEEFGGGGGGMADYNVIVEETAAQGCPILSLVIGSICAPIIQGHGSEEQKKDWLPGLASGERRLAFAITEPNAGSNTHKVSTIARKDGNGWRLNGQKYWTSAVDEVDAIMVVARAPDLDDRGRGRLSLFLVPVDAPGIRKTPIETALHVPETQFMLWFDDVTLPADAIVGEEGNGLKHLFAGLNPERICAAAINNGIARYAIEKGAEYAGDRSVWGVPIGSHQGVSHPLAEAYVGVQQARLMTARAAQLYDGGSMEAGEASNMAKFAAADSSLKALDQAIQVHGGNGLAIEYGLADLWFIARLHKTAPVSREMVLNFFAQHSLGLPKSY; the protein is encoded by the coding sequence ATGGGTTCTGTCTTCGCCTCCACGCTGGTCGATACCGCAGAGCATCACGCCATGCTGCGCGACAATGTCGGCAAGCTCGTCTCCGGTTTCGGCCGCAAGTACTTCCAGGACGTCGTCCGGCGCAACGCCAAGCCCGACGAACTCTGGAAGGCGCTCGGGCAGGCCGGCTTCCTCGGCGTCCACGTGTCCGAGGAGTTCGGCGGCGGCGGCGGCGGTATGGCCGACTACAACGTCATCGTGGAGGAGACCGCCGCACAGGGTTGCCCGATCCTCAGCCTCGTGATCGGCTCGATCTGCGCCCCGATCATCCAGGGACACGGAAGCGAAGAGCAGAAGAAGGACTGGCTGCCCGGCCTGGCCTCCGGAGAGCGCAGGCTCGCCTTCGCGATCACCGAGCCGAATGCCGGTTCCAACACCCACAAGGTCTCCACCATCGCCCGCAAGGACGGCAATGGCTGGCGTCTGAACGGCCAGAAGTACTGGACATCGGCGGTCGATGAGGTCGATGCGATCATGGTCGTGGCGCGGGCGCCTGACCTGGACGACCGGGGACGAGGCAGGCTCTCCCTTTTTCTCGTGCCGGTCGACGCGCCCGGCATCCGCAAGACGCCCATCGAAACCGCGCTGCACGTGCCGGAGACCCAGTTCATGCTGTGGTTCGACGACGTCACGCTTCCCGCCGACGCCATCGTCGGTGAGGAAGGGAACGGGCTGAAGCACCTGTTCGCCGGCCTCAACCCGGAGCGGATCTGCGCCGCCGCGATCAACAACGGCATCGCCCGCTACGCGATCGAGAAGGGCGCGGAGTATGCCGGCGACCGCTCCGTCTGGGGCGTTCCGATCGGTTCGCACCAGGGTGTCTCGCATCCGCTCGCCGAGGCCTACGTCGGCGTTCAGCAGGCGCGCCTGATGACCGCGCGCGCCGCCCAGCTCTACGACGGCGGTTCGATGGAAGCCGGGGAGGCGTCCAACATGGCCAAGTTCGCCGCCGCCGATTCCTCCCTGAAGGCGCTCGATCAGGCGATCCAGGTCCATGGCGGCAACGGCCTGGCCATCGAATACGGGCTCGCCGACCTCTGGTTCATCGCTCGCCTGCACAAGACGGCGCCGGTGAGCCGCGAAATGGTGCTCAACTTCTTCGCCCAGCATTCGCTGGGGCTGCCGAAAAGCTACTAG
- a CDS encoding 3-hydroxyacyl-CoA dehydrogenase family protein → MADAGSIAVVGAGTMGMGIAYVFAMAGFATHLVEPDAGRARSAAEAMRKAGNEAVRRGKADAATAEELLASVRFVSAVSDLPQDLDLVIESVPERLDVKRAVLGEIDRRAPRLIASNTSSLSIDALSASVGDPSRFLGMHFFNPVWSLMLVEIVRGRATSDAAIEQAKAFSEAIGKKTAVVADHPGFATSRLDLVLALEAIRMVEDGVSTPEDIDRAVTTAYRHPMGPLRLSDVVGLDVRLDIARHLESALGPHFAPPKLLQDMVARGHLGRKSGKGFYDWPDGSAL, encoded by the coding sequence ATGGCTGACGCCGGATCGATCGCCGTCGTCGGAGCTGGCACCATGGGCATGGGCATCGCCTACGTCTTCGCGATGGCCGGTTTTGCAACGCATCTCGTCGAGCCCGATGCAGGCCGGGCCCGCAGCGCCGCCGAAGCAATGAGGAAGGCCGGCAACGAGGCGGTGCGCCGTGGCAAGGCCGATGCAGCGACCGCCGAGGAGTTGCTTGCCTCCGTTCGGTTCGTCTCGGCGGTGTCCGACCTGCCGCAGGACCTCGACCTGGTCATCGAAAGCGTGCCCGAACGGCTCGACGTGAAGCGCGCGGTGCTGGGCGAGATCGACAGGCGCGCCCCGCGCCTGATTGCCAGCAACACGAGTTCGCTGAGCATCGACGCGCTGAGCGCCAGCGTCGGCGATCCGTCGCGCTTCCTCGGAATGCACTTCTTCAATCCGGTCTGGTCGCTGATGCTGGTCGAGATCGTCCGGGGCCGCGCGACGTCGGACGCGGCCATCGAGCAGGCGAAGGCCTTTTCCGAGGCGATCGGCAAGAAGACGGCGGTGGTCGCCGATCATCCCGGCTTCGCGACGAGCCGGCTCGATCTCGTCCTCGCCCTGGAGGCGATCCGGATGGTCGAGGACGGCGTCTCCACGCCCGAAGACATCGACCGCGCCGTCACCACCGCCTACCGCCATCCGATGGGGCCGCTGCGGCTGTCCGATGTGGTCGGACTGGACGTCCGGCTCGACATCGCGCGGCATCTCGAAAGTGCTCTCGGCCCGCATTTCGCACCGCCGAAGCTTCTCCAGGACATGGTGGCCCGGGGTCATCTCGGCCGCAAGTCGGGCAAGGGCTTCTACGACTGGCCCGATGGGTCGGCACTCTAA